One Oryza sativa Japonica Group chromosome 8, ASM3414082v1 DNA window includes the following coding sequences:
- the LOC4345459 gene encoding mitochondrial carrier protein MTM1 translates to MVGCSRGGGGLPAWMTAAAARVDLSSAGGGGGIPGSGASSSSSSSSQPGYSGPHQQAGVAGAAADQELGMAERALSAAGAAFVSAIIVNPLDVAKTRLQAQAAGVPYYQPSQMASLGPDAILSDFRCSPSCTRGVILGSEPICPPDCFQYKGTLDVFLKVVRQEGFGRLWRGTNAGLALAVPTVGIYLPCYDLFRNWIEDFTQSNAPGLTPYAPLVAGSVARSLACIACSPIELARTRMQAYKEFRPGVKPPGMWKTLLGVVSPLASSTQNAQNYRALWTGVGAQLARDVPFSAICWSTLEPIRRKLLGIVGEEGDAASVLGANFAAGFVAGSLAAGATCPLDVAKTRRQIEKDTQKAMRMTTRQTLADIWSSGGMKGLFTGVGPRVARAGPSVGIVISFYEVVKYALHQRHIS, encoded by the exons atggTGGGCTGTTCCAGAGGGGGCGGGGGCCTCCCCGCCTGgatgaccgccgccgccgcccgcgtcgaTCTCTCcagcgccggcggaggcggcggcatacccggctcgggggcctcctcctcctcctcctcctcctcacagCCCGGATACTCGGGGCCGCATCAGCAGGCTGGGGTTGCGGGGGCGGCCGCCGACCAGGAGCTCGGGATGGCCGAGCgcgcgctctccgccgccggcgccgcgttcGTCTCCGCCATCATCGTCAACCCTCTCGACGTCGCCAAG ACGAGATTgcaggcgcaggcggcgggggTGCCCTACTACCAGCCGTCGCAGATGGCGTCGCTCGGCCCGGACGCG ATATTATCTGATTTCAGATGTTCGCCGTCATGCACACGTGGTGTCATTTTGGGAAGTGAGCCTATTTGCCCACCTGACTGCTTTCAGTACAAGGGAACACTTGATGTATTCTTGAAAGTTGTTAGACAG GAAGGATTTGGTAGATTATGGAGAGGTACAAATGCAGGCTTGGCGTTAGCAGTACCAACt GTTGGAATATATTTGCCTTGCTATGACCTATTTCGCAACTGGATTGAAGATTTTACACAAAGTAATGCTCCTGGTTTGACACCATATGCCCCATTAGTAGCAGGATCAGTCGCACGTTCTTTGGCTTGCATTGCTTGTTCCCCAATTGAGTTGGCAAGGACACGGATGCAG GCATATAAAGAATTTCGTCCTGGAGTAAAGCCTCCTGGAATGTGGAAAACATTGCTTGGCGTTGTTTCACCACTTGCAAGCTCAACTCAGAATG CACAAAATTATCGTGCTCTTTGGACGGGTGTGGGTGCACAACTTGCTCGGGATGTTCCTTTCTCTGCTATATGCTGGTCAACACTGGAGCCG ATTCGAAGAAAGCTGCTTGGTATCGTCGGAGAAGAAGGTGATGCAGCTAGTGTGCTGGGTGCAAACTTTGCAGCTGGCTTTGTAGCAGGTAGTCTTGCTGCTGGTGCTACATGCCCTCTAGATGTTGCTAAGACAAGGAGACAAATAGAG AAGGATACGCAAAAGGCAATGAGAATGACCACAAGGCAAACATTAGCTGATATTTGGAG CTCTGGAGGTATGAAAGGCTTGTTCACCGGTGTTGGTCCACGTGTAGCACGAGCTGGCCCATCAGTTGGAATCGTCATTTCTTTCTACGAGGTTGTGAAGTATGCTCTTCATCAAAGGCACATATCATGA